One part of the Sorangiineae bacterium MSr11954 genome encodes these proteins:
- a CDS encoding DUF2938 family protein, whose protein sequence is MVILGGISRSLGLIAGVGATLMAKWFNLVLHGQPFVDDVRTAMGEPLPTPLAVLIHLAIGAGFAVLFGLGVRRFGPPGTSWSSSSSWWAWWPAVVFGVATSIANGFLTFPGMGFGIFGVDGPPEMMMIRTNLVMHLYYGLGLALAARFLCSPARISGGTPAPTVPTREATNR, encoded by the coding sequence ATGGTCATCCTCGGCGGAATCAGTCGATCCTTGGGGCTCATCGCGGGCGTCGGCGCGACGCTCATGGCCAAGTGGTTCAATCTGGTGCTGCACGGACAACCCTTCGTTGACGATGTTCGAACCGCTATGGGCGAGCCGCTGCCGACGCCCCTTGCCGTTTTGATCCATTTGGCCATTGGAGCGGGTTTTGCCGTGCTATTCGGGCTCGGCGTCCGCCGCTTTGGGCCCCCCGGCACCTCCTGGTCAAGCTCGTCAAGCTGGTGGGCCTGGTGGCCCGCGGTCGTTTTTGGCGTGGCGACATCCATCGCCAATGGGTTTCTCACATTTCCCGGCATGGGGTTTGGCATCTTCGGAGTCGACGGCCCTCCCGAGATGATGATGATCCGCACAAATTTGGTGATGCACCTTTATTATGGCCTTGGGCTCGCCCTTGCTGCCCGTTTCCTTTGCTCGCCCGCCCGCATATCGGGAGGCACCCCCGCGCCCACCGTACCGACACGTGAGGCGACCAACCGGTAA
- a CDS encoding isochorismate synthase translates to MASAFDKLKSKRCTAVITVPAPLAPPAAFLRNQRRNMSFFWDSPGDLPHAGAGAVEILRVSGPKRCAQLEARLERLWNDLVVHIHPDCAPPPPRAFGGMSFHPDGASSRSPHWQEFDDGCFTLPRWCYGHDGKRAFLSLAVRGPEDCDPVRGRELVDELEAILLGLERAAEASPVRHHERPAEAPANAAGTIHQIDVRTWERRIAEIHRAIGTGEFQKIVAARRCDVELPWAVDELEVLSRLVAEPMCTRFLFGREKFRFLGASPELLFHKRGKVLRTEALAGTSPCPAGADVAERANALLASRKDRVEHAFVVREIAQILGPLCKEFRSPAQPRVRSIREILHLYTPFEGSLEHEMNPIRLLAALHPTPAVGGLPKAHAAEWIARHEVEPRGWYTGPVGWVDAAGDARFVVAIRCGLVGECSALIFTGAGIVEESLASAEYAETTLKQLPLLRALGFLEEAFHPKPRQATDGS, encoded by the coding sequence GTGGCGAGTGCATTCGATAAACTGAAATCCAAACGCTGTACCGCGGTCATCACCGTGCCCGCGCCCCTCGCCCCGCCGGCGGCTTTTCTGCGAAACCAACGCCGGAACATGAGCTTCTTCTGGGACTCGCCGGGCGATCTCCCCCATGCGGGCGCGGGCGCGGTGGAGATCCTGCGCGTGTCGGGCCCCAAGCGCTGCGCGCAACTCGAGGCGAGGCTCGAACGGCTCTGGAACGATCTCGTCGTGCACATTCACCCCGATTGCGCACCACCCCCACCGCGCGCATTCGGGGGCATGTCGTTTCATCCCGATGGCGCGTCCTCCCGCTCCCCCCATTGGCAGGAGTTCGACGACGGATGTTTCACCTTGCCCAGGTGGTGCTACGGGCACGACGGCAAGCGCGCATTCTTGAGCCTCGCGGTGCGAGGCCCCGAAGATTGCGACCCCGTTCGCGGTCGAGAGCTCGTGGACGAGCTCGAAGCGATCTTGCTCGGGCTGGAGCGCGCCGCGGAGGCATCGCCCGTTCGCCATCACGAGCGGCCGGCCGAGGCCCCTGCGAACGCGGCCGGGACGATTCACCAGATCGATGTTCGCACGTGGGAGCGGCGCATCGCCGAGATCCACCGCGCGATTGGAACCGGGGAGTTCCAAAAGATCGTGGCCGCGCGCCGCTGCGATGTCGAGCTTCCGTGGGCGGTGGACGAGCTCGAGGTGCTCTCGCGCCTGGTCGCCGAGCCCATGTGCACGCGGTTTCTGTTCGGCCGCGAGAAATTTCGTTTTCTGGGCGCATCGCCCGAGCTCCTCTTCCACAAGCGCGGCAAGGTGCTGCGCACCGAGGCGCTGGCCGGAACGTCGCCCTGTCCCGCAGGCGCCGACGTCGCCGAACGCGCAAACGCATTGCTCGCCAGCCGAAAGGACCGCGTGGAGCACGCGTTCGTGGTCCGTGAGATTGCGCAAATCCTGGGACCTCTCTGCAAAGAGTTTCGCTCCCCCGCCCAGCCCAGGGTGCGGTCCATCCGCGAGATCCTCCACCTCTACACCCCGTTCGAAGGGTCCCTCGAGCACGAGATGAACCCCATTCGCCTTTTGGCCGCGCTGCACCCCACCCCGGCGGTGGGCGGATTGCCCAAGGCGCACGCGGCCGAGTGGATCGCTCGGCACGAGGTCGAGCCGCGCGGCTGGTACACGGGGCCGGTGGGCTGGGTGGACGCCGCGGGCGACGCGCGCTTCGTGGTCGCCATCCGATGTGGCCTCGTGGGCGAGTGCTCGGCGCTCATCTTCACCGGCGCGGGCATCGTGGAGGAGTCCCTGGCGAGCGCCGAATATGCGGAGACCACCCTCAAGCAGCTTCCGCTGCTGCGCGCCCTCGGTTTTCTCGAGGAGGCGTTCCATCCGAAACCGCGGCAAGCAACCGACGGGTCCTAA
- a CDS encoding Rieske 2Fe-2S domain-containing protein yields the protein MGTALRRYWWPAIPSSDLPKPDSAPVRVRLLGEDFVVFRDTEGRVGMLDETCCHRGASLVLGRVEQGGIRCLYHGWKFAVDGTVLETPNCKDPAFKTRFKARSYPAREAGGFVWVYIGPKEEEPPFVAYDYFGVEASHRWIAPAVFDANFVQVLEGFVDSSHLGILHQDAWKPVGFLETDTSKRLLGHLAPDIEAEDTDFGFCYAALRTTPAEDGPPITTARLTAYVAPTTVFFAMGTRPAFGSATFTVPVDDVRTIVHSLFWDKERAINEEPLRSQMQPFFGMDPAILDAFGASREQADRPDKPSRNNHFLQDRDAMARGRSWTGLPTFIPEDVAICGSMGPIYDRSREHLVPSDVGVLRMRRALIESARRVQRGERPIGLDKPFDTSQIRCIESVVTPANPWQRLIPGRKPPEGAA from the coding sequence ATGGGCACGGCGCTTCGTCGCTACTGGTGGCCCGCCATCCCATCGTCGGACTTGCCGAAGCCCGATAGCGCCCCCGTGCGCGTGCGTTTGCTCGGCGAGGACTTCGTCGTCTTTCGCGATACCGAGGGCCGCGTGGGCATGCTCGACGAGACATGCTGCCACCGCGGCGCATCCCTGGTGCTCGGAAGGGTGGAGCAAGGAGGTATTCGCTGCCTGTACCATGGGTGGAAGTTCGCGGTGGATGGCACCGTCCTGGAAACGCCGAACTGCAAGGATCCGGCATTCAAAACGCGATTCAAGGCGCGCTCCTACCCCGCGCGGGAAGCGGGAGGGTTCGTCTGGGTGTACATCGGCCCGAAAGAGGAGGAGCCGCCATTCGTGGCATACGATTATTTTGGCGTCGAGGCATCCCATCGATGGATTGCACCGGCGGTCTTCGACGCCAACTTCGTGCAGGTGCTGGAAGGCTTCGTCGACTCGTCCCACCTCGGCATTCTTCACCAGGATGCCTGGAAGCCTGTGGGCTTCTTGGAGACGGATACCTCGAAGCGTCTGCTCGGACACCTCGCGCCCGACATCGAGGCGGAGGACACCGACTTCGGCTTTTGCTACGCGGCGCTCCGCACCACCCCCGCCGAAGACGGCCCCCCCATCACCACGGCGCGCTTGACGGCTTATGTCGCGCCGACCACCGTCTTCTTCGCGATGGGCACGCGCCCGGCCTTTGGCTCCGCGACCTTTACCGTTCCGGTGGACGATGTTCGGACCATCGTGCACTCGCTCTTCTGGGACAAAGAGCGCGCGATCAACGAAGAGCCGCTTCGCTCGCAGATGCAGCCCTTCTTTGGAATGGATCCCGCGATCTTGGACGCGTTCGGCGCATCCCGCGAGCAAGCCGATCGCCCCGACAAACCCTCCCGCAACAACCACTTCCTCCAAGATCGAGACGCCATGGCCCGAGGCCGGAGCTGGACGGGGCTGCCGACCTTCATCCCCGAGGACGTGGCCATCTGCGGATCGATGGGGCCGATCTACGATCGCTCCCGCGAGCACCTGGTGCCATCCGACGTGGGGGTGCTCCGCATGCGGCGCGCGCTCATCGAGTCCGCCCGTCGGGTCCAACGCGGCGAGAGGCCCATCGGACTGGATAAGCCGTTCGACACCTCGCAAATCCGTTGCATCGAGTCGGTGGTCACCCCGGCCAATCCATGGCAACGGCTCATCCCCGGCCGCAAACCTCCCGAGGGCGCCGCGTGA
- a CDS encoding methyltransferase domain-containing protein encodes METASPRLFIDTIHAFRRTAMIAAAIRLDIFSHIAEGATTARALAQSVSVSPRGIRILCDCLAVNGFLSKRGDAYALTADAAAFLDRRSPTYLGSLADYIASDLQWEAFRDIVPAVRRGGTVLPNGGILDPDHTSWTQYARSMSPMLRRPAHEVARMLAGETSGRPVRVLDLAAGHGLFGIALAQANPRAQVVALDGVQPLAIARAHAEAAGVAERYTTLAGDARQLDFGGPYDLLLVANLLHCFDREACDGILRRLRASAAPGARLAIVDFVPLDDRTGSRDGVEFALIMLCLTPAGDAHTFEELAAMVQRAGFHAPELRPIAASPMSVVLAEARE; translated from the coding sequence ATGGAAACCGCATCGCCGCGCCTCTTCATCGACACGATCCACGCGTTCCGGCGCACGGCCATGATCGCCGCCGCCATCCGACTCGACATCTTCAGCCACATTGCCGAGGGCGCGACCACGGCTCGCGCGCTGGCCCAAAGCGTATCGGTCTCCCCGCGCGGGATCCGCATTTTATGCGATTGCCTGGCGGTCAATGGCTTCCTGTCCAAGCGCGGCGATGCCTACGCGCTCACCGCGGACGCAGCGGCATTCCTGGATCGACGTTCGCCCACCTACCTGGGCAGCCTCGCCGATTACATCGCCTCGGATCTTCAGTGGGAAGCGTTCCGCGACATCGTTCCCGCCGTCCGCCGCGGCGGAACGGTCCTTCCGAACGGCGGCATCCTCGATCCCGACCACACGAGTTGGACCCAATATGCGCGCAGCATGTCCCCCATGCTCCGGCGCCCCGCACACGAGGTCGCGCGCATGCTCGCTGGCGAAACGAGTGGGCGCCCCGTGCGCGTGCTCGATCTCGCGGCAGGCCATGGGCTGTTCGGCATTGCGCTCGCCCAGGCAAACCCACGGGCCCAGGTGGTCGCCCTCGATGGAGTCCAGCCGCTGGCGATCGCGCGCGCCCATGCGGAGGCGGCGGGCGTGGCCGAGCGCTACACCACCCTCGCGGGCGACGCGAGACAACTGGATTTTGGCGGACCTTACGATCTCTTGCTCGTCGCCAATTTGCTCCATTGCTTCGATCGCGAAGCATGCGACGGTATCCTGCGCCGGCTGCGCGCATCGGCCGCACCGGGGGCGCGCCTGGCCATCGTCGACTTCGTACCCCTGGACGACCGCACCGGCTCGCGCGATGGTGTCGAGTTCGCGCTCATCATGTTGTGCCTGACCCCCGCGGGCGACGCGCACACCTTCGAGGAGCTCGCCGCGATGGTTCAACGCGCGGGCTTTCACGCGCCGGAGCTCCGCCCCATCGCAGCGAGCCCCATGAGCGTCGTTCTCGCCGAGGCGCGAGAGTGA
- a CDS encoding AMP-binding protein — MPDELSVWAAAREVPQRTALVADGAAVSYVELAHRVQAAAAWLARQGIAAGHPGRVALVAAHDEPTLLVLLALIDLGVTVVLIHPRLTPRERALLIADTTPSLVVEAPGPLSPLEAAPATPGPTTNVPVDGAHAMCILFTSGTTGRAKGVLLSRNAFRAAARASEANLGWREDDRWLLGTSLAHVAGLSVVMRCLIARRTFVLPALHRFDPYAIEAVLHRDRVTLLSWVSPMLAQYLDAERTMPRTVRAILLGGGPASPRLLQRAKERGLPIVTTYGLTESCAQVTTQILGTPPGPEQGAGPPLPGNEVRIVDGEVHVRGPSRMSGYFPPGAHPDAVDPEGWLHTGDHGHLDEAGRLHVSARRADRIVTGGENVSPVEVEHALEQLEAVRAVCVFGVADETWGAVVAAAIVWNDPARGCSDPDLARALAAMLAPSKRPRLLAVLDDLAWNAGGKLDRAETAKRAIPHLRSLPGAPNGSTSSTEHAPSG; from the coding sequence ATGCCGGACGAGCTCTCCGTATGGGCCGCCGCGAGGGAGGTGCCGCAACGAACCGCGCTCGTCGCCGATGGCGCCGCCGTGTCGTATGTGGAGCTCGCGCATCGGGTGCAGGCGGCGGCCGCGTGGCTCGCGCGCCAGGGCATCGCCGCGGGGCACCCTGGACGTGTTGCCTTGGTCGCGGCCCATGACGAGCCAACGCTCCTCGTTCTGCTCGCGCTGATCGACCTCGGGGTCACGGTGGTGCTCATCCATCCACGGCTCACACCGCGCGAGCGGGCGCTCCTCATCGCCGACACGACGCCGTCGCTGGTCGTGGAGGCGCCCGGCCCGCTCTCCCCGCTCGAGGCTGCACCCGCCACCCCTGGCCCGACCACGAACGTTCCCGTCGATGGGGCGCACGCCATGTGCATCCTCTTCACCTCGGGAACCACGGGGAGGGCCAAGGGGGTGCTCCTCTCGCGCAACGCGTTCCGCGCGGCCGCGCGCGCGAGCGAGGCGAACCTCGGCTGGCGCGAGGACGATCGATGGCTCCTCGGCACATCGCTGGCGCACGTCGCGGGCCTCTCCGTGGTGATGCGTTGCTTGATCGCGCGCCGCACCTTCGTGCTGCCGGCGTTGCATCGCTTCGACCCCTATGCCATCGAGGCGGTGCTTCACCGCGATCGCGTCACCCTCCTGTCGTGGGTCTCGCCCATGCTCGCGCAGTACCTCGACGCAGAGCGAACCATGCCGCGCACCGTACGCGCCATCCTCCTGGGCGGTGGACCGGCCTCGCCGCGCCTCTTGCAGCGGGCAAAGGAACGCGGTCTACCGATCGTGACGACCTACGGCCTCACCGAGTCCTGCGCGCAGGTGACCACCCAGATCCTCGGCACGCCCCCGGGGCCGGAGCAGGGCGCAGGGCCTCCGCTGCCCGGAAACGAAGTGCGCATCGTCGACGGCGAGGTGCACGTGCGCGGGCCCTCGCGCATGAGCGGCTATTTTCCGCCGGGTGCCCACCCGGATGCCGTCGACCCGGAAGGCTGGTTGCACACGGGCGACCACGGACACCTCGACGAAGCCGGCCGCCTGCACGTGAGCGCGCGGCGCGCCGATCGGATCGTGACGGGGGGCGAGAATGTCTCCCCGGTGGAGGTCGAGCACGCGCTGGAGCAGCTCGAGGCCGTTCGCGCGGTGTGCGTGTTCGGCGTCGCCGATGAAACGTGGGGCGCGGTGGTCGCAGCCGCCATCGTATGGAACGATCCCGCGCGCGGATGCTCGGATCCGGATCTCGCGCGCGCCCTTGCAGCGATGCTCGCACCGTCCAAGCGCCCCCGTCTCCTCGCGGTGCTCGACGATTTGGCCTGGAACGCCGGAGGAAAGCTGGACAGGGCAGAGACCGCAAAGCGCGCCATCCCGCACCTTCGCAGTCTGCCTGGAGCGCCGAACGGTTCGACCTCTAGTACCGAGCATGCGCCGTCAGGGTGA